A part of Paenibacillus sp. 481 genomic DNA contains:
- a CDS encoding glyoxalase superfamily protein — MSNVTPIFRIFDEHKAKQFYLEYLGFHVDWEHRFEMDLPLYMQISNNYLTLHLTEHYGDCSPGSAIRISITGIEHFHQALRSQNHAYSRPEIETTEWNTKEVRLIDPFGNKLTFFEEM, encoded by the coding sequence ATGAGTAACGTCACTCCAATCTTTAGAATATTTGATGAGCATAAAGCGAAACAATTCTATCTTGAATACTTAGGTTTTCATGTAGATTGGGAACACCGATTTGAAATGGACTTGCCCCTCTATATGCAAATCTCCAATAATTATCTTACTTTACATTTGACTGAACATTACGGGGATTGCTCTCCTGGCTCCGCGATTCGAATTAGCATTACAGGAATCGAACATTTTCATCAAGCATTACGGAGTCAAAACCATGCCTATTCGCGACCTGAAATTGAAACAACAGAATGGAATACGAAGGAAGTCCGTTTGATCGATCCTTTTGGGAATAAGCTCACTTTTTTTGAAGAGATGTAA
- a CDS encoding ABC-F family ATP-binding cassette domain-containing protein: MSILNVEKLSHGFGDRAIFKDVSFRLLKGEHIGLIGANGEGKSTFMNIITGKLQPDEGKVEWSKRMRVGYLDQHAVLTKGSSIRDVLRGAFQYLFDMEQEMNDMYGKMGDVTPEELEKLLEDVGTIQDTLTNQDFYLIDSKVEETARGLGLNDIGLDKDVHDLSGGQRTKVLLAKLLLEKPDILLLDEPTNYLDEQHIEWLKRYLLAYENAFILISHDIPFLNGVINLIYHMENQELNRYVGDYDKFQQVYEMKKQQLESAYKRQQQEIADLKDFVARNKASVATRNMAMSRQKKLDKMEVIELAQEKPKPQFNFKDARTSSKLIFETTDLVIGYDEPLSRPLSLRMERGQKVALVGANGIGKTTLLRSILGEIQAVSGSVQLGDNLEIGYFQQEMKDANYNTCIEEIWKEFPSFTQFEVRAALAKCGLTTKHIESKITVLSGGEKAKVRLCKLINNETNLLVLDEPTNHLDVDAKDELKRALKAYKGSILLISHEPEFYRDVVTETWNCESWTTKVF, translated from the coding sequence ATGAGCATATTAAATGTAGAAAAATTAAGCCACGGCTTTGGTGATCGTGCGATCTTCAAGGACGTTTCCTTCCGCCTGCTTAAAGGCGAGCACATTGGACTGATCGGTGCCAACGGCGAAGGTAAGTCCACGTTTATGAACATTATTACAGGCAAGCTTCAACCGGATGAAGGCAAGGTCGAATGGTCCAAGCGCATGCGTGTTGGATATTTGGATCAGCATGCCGTACTTACGAAGGGATCATCGATCCGCGACGTCTTGCGTGGAGCCTTCCAATATCTATTTGATATGGAACAAGAAATGAATGATATGTACGGCAAGATGGGGGATGTAACCCCAGAAGAGCTGGAAAAGCTACTTGAGGATGTTGGAACGATTCAAGACACGTTAACGAATCAAGATTTCTATTTGATTGATTCTAAGGTTGAAGAGACGGCACGTGGTCTTGGACTTAACGATATCGGCTTGGATAAAGACGTTCATGATCTCAGTGGTGGACAGCGGACGAAGGTGCTATTGGCCAAGCTATTGCTTGAGAAGCCAGACATCCTGCTCTTGGATGAGCCGACGAACTATCTCGATGAGCAGCATATCGAATGGTTGAAACGTTACTTGTTAGCGTACGAGAATGCATTCATTCTTATTTCGCATGATATTCCGTTCCTTAACGGCGTTATTAACTTGATTTACCATATGGAAAATCAAGAATTAAACCGCTATGTAGGCGATTACGACAAATTCCAGCAAGTTTATGAAATGAAGAAGCAACAGCTGGAATCTGCGTATAAGCGTCAACAACAAGAAATTGCTGACTTGAAAGACTTCGTTGCGCGTAACAAAGCGAGTGTAGCAACTCGTAACATGGCGATGTCCCGCCAAAAGAAGCTTGATAAGATGGAAGTCATCGAACTTGCGCAGGAAAAACCGAAGCCGCAGTTCAACTTCAAGGATGCTAGAACGTCTAGCAAGCTGATTTTTGAAACGACGGATCTCGTCATTGGTTACGATGAACCATTATCTCGCCCGCTTAGCCTTCGCATGGAGCGTGGGCAAAAGGTCGCGCTTGTCGGTGCCAACGGGATTGGTAAGACAACGTTGCTTCGCAGCATTTTAGGGGAGATCCAAGCGGTATCTGGCTCTGTTCAGCTCGGAGATAACTTGGAAATCGGCTATTTCCAACAGGAAATGAAGGATGCAAATTACAATACTTGTATCGAAGAGATTTGGAAAGAGTTCCCTTCCTTTACGCAATTCGAAGTGCGTGCAGCACTTGCGAAATGTGGACTCACAACTAAGCATATCGAAAGTAAAATTACTGTGCTTAGCGGTGGTGAGAAGGCTAAGGTACGCCTATGTAAGTTGATTAACAATGAAACGAATCTACTCGTGCTCGATGAGCCGACGAACCACTTGGATGTAGATGCGAAGGATGAGCTTAAGCGTGCCCTCAAAGCATACAAAGGCAGCATTTTGCTCATTTCCCACGAACCTGAATTTTATCGGGATGTCGTTACAGAAACGTGGAACTGTGAGTCTTGGACGACGAAAGTATTTTAA
- a CDS encoding eCIS core domain-containing protein: MSRGRMEHPDKHDQHAVQQQSSERKASSAKNDGGQSFGSESLSSASILQLQRTIGNQAVQRMLSGKGSGVLSSETTGEAVGKGVDKGGMPAALQLQMEQTFNTDFSQVRIHPNSPKAPEIDALAYTQGNDIHFAPGQFQPNSTGGQALLGHELTHVVQQRQGRVQATTQANGVPVNDDPALEKEADHMGKLAAQRKQISRTQEASPFLGSGVEQTSSRIAQRMQADVRHMEANGNVSLPTNEAPVQMTKSGAAGGGLFGMGLGLGLGYLASLSNPVTALAMLALGAGGALVGNKLTEPAETTAPPTPIVPSLMHFVWLGGRLPAEREQNIITWSYQASHVTVNLWLDEHSERVTNVSELQRHGIEIRNTSELYDSAEELEATANKLPTYHGGRVNPAAAGALSDVVRLEILYKEGGTYMDSDNTPGAEATSFAGMDAPLGVRLGWAQLEHSKAFSNDAISAVPGNKYIDDYRKHVYGKLADDDQVANILSGNRELVKAAVMNTTGPEAMAEVALPFSDQQRSEVDKELSDNRYLKDLLGETYGPINISSFGKNLTANEDSFTPAMQLLFDQLAYPEGAFVRASDNAWLNVEGRQ, from the coding sequence ATGTCACGAGGTAGGATGGAGCATCCGGATAAACACGATCAGCATGCCGTGCAGCAACAGTCTAGCGAGCGTAAAGCCAGTTCGGCCAAAAACGATGGAGGACAATCGTTTGGTTCCGAATCGTTGTCTTCTGCGTCGATTTTACAGCTTCAACGCACGATAGGTAATCAAGCGGTACAGCGTATGCTGAGTGGAAAAGGAAGCGGCGTGCTATCTAGTGAAACCACAGGAGAGGCCGTAGGAAAGGGCGTAGACAAGGGCGGCATGCCCGCCGCACTGCAGCTTCAGATGGAGCAGACCTTTAATACGGATTTTTCACAGGTGCGGATTCATCCAAATTCGCCAAAGGCTCCCGAAATCGACGCGCTCGCTTATACACAGGGCAACGACATTCATTTTGCTCCAGGTCAGTTTCAGCCCAATAGTACTGGCGGGCAAGCGCTGTTAGGTCACGAGCTGACGCATGTCGTGCAGCAGAGACAGGGGCGGGTTCAGGCGACAACACAGGCCAACGGTGTTCCCGTTAACGATGACCCTGCGTTGGAAAAAGAGGCTGATCATATGGGAAAATTAGCCGCGCAAAGAAAACAAATCTCCCGCACTCAGGAGGCGTCTCCCTTTCTCGGGAGCGGGGTAGAGCAGACGAGCAGCCGGATTGCACAGCGAATGCAAGCCGATGTGCGGCACATGGAGGCAAATGGAAACGTTTCGTTGCCTACGAATGAAGCGCCGGTGCAGATGACGAAGAGCGGAGCCGCGGGAGGCGGGCTGTTCGGAATGGGCCTAGGGCTCGGGCTTGGCTATCTGGCCTCGCTTAGCAATCCGGTCACCGCGCTCGCCATGCTGGCGCTTGGAGCCGGAGGCGCTCTGGTCGGCAACAAGCTGACCGAGCCAGCAGAGACAACAGCCCCTCCGACACCAATAGTCCCCTCGCTCATGCATTTTGTATGGCTGGGCGGACGCCTTCCCGCGGAACGAGAACAAAATATCATCACATGGTCCTATCAGGCTTCTCATGTCACTGTAAATCTATGGCTTGATGAGCATTCGGAGCGGGTAACGAATGTAAGCGAACTTCAGAGGCATGGTATTGAGATTCGGAATACTTCGGAGCTATACGACAGCGCAGAGGAGTTGGAGGCGACGGCAAATAAGCTGCCCACTTACCATGGGGGCAGAGTCAATCCAGCTGCAGCAGGGGCGCTGTCTGATGTCGTGCGCTTGGAGATCCTGTACAAAGAGGGTGGGACGTATATGGATTCCGACAATACTCCTGGCGCGGAGGCGACTTCCTTCGCTGGAATGGATGCACCGCTTGGCGTTCGCCTTGGTTGGGCGCAGTTGGAGCATAGCAAAGCGTTTTCCAACGATGCGATTTCAGCGGTTCCGGGTAACAAGTATATAGACGACTACAGGAAACATGTCTACGGAAAATTGGCTGATGATGATCAAGTGGCCAACATTCTCAGCGGGAATCGAGAGCTGGTGAAAGCAGCCGTGATGAACACGACAGGCCCCGAGGCAATGGCGGAAGTGGCGCTTCCTTTTTCCGATCAGCAGAGAAGTGAAGTGGACAAGGAGCTGTCAGACAACCGCTATTTAAAGGATCTATTGGGGGAAACCTACGGTCCGATCAATATCAGCTCCTTTGGGAAAAATCTAACAGCGAATGAGGATAGTTTCACCCCGGCCATGCAGTTACTGTTCGATCAGTTAGCATACCCTGAAGGAGCCTTCGTCCGTGCTTCCGATAATGCCTGGCTGAATGTAGAAGGTAGGCAGTAG
- a CDS encoding DUF4280 domain-containing protein — MSQLVCGGAMLQCSFGSAPSTLNVLPTKRVTAAAPIATIMDHNPVVNVPPFVMCNSIANPAVAAATAAALGVLTPAPCMPVLPAPWVPGSPTVLIGNMPALNNNSKLMCAWAGVIQITMPGQMTIQVP, encoded by the coding sequence ATGAGCCAACTCGTATGCGGAGGTGCCATGCTGCAATGCAGCTTCGGATCAGCCCCGAGCACGTTAAACGTATTGCCTACCAAGCGAGTGACAGCTGCTGCTCCAATTGCGACGATTATGGACCATAATCCGGTCGTTAACGTCCCTCCTTTTGTCATGTGCAATTCGATTGCCAACCCAGCGGTAGCTGCCGCTACTGCGGCTGCCTTGGGCGTATTGACACCTGCTCCCTGCATGCCCGTGCTCCCTGCTCCATGGGTGCCAGGTTCACCTACCGTCCTGATTGGAAACATGCCCGCTCTCAATAACAACTCCAAATTAATGTGTGCTTGGGCAGGCGTCATTCAAATTACAATGCCCGGTCAAATGACCATTCAAGTTCCATAA
- a CDS encoding eCIS core domain-containing protein: MSRGKMEHSNKREPNSAQFTTQRQFDTEKANSAPSDVVRSFSSDSLTSSSILQLQRTIGNQAVQRMLAENQSIESSAERTEADMGTGGMPAALQLKMEQAFNTDFSQVRIHPSSSKASTIGALAYTQGNDVHFAPGQFQPDSIGGQELLGHELTHVVQQRQGRVQATTQAKGVPVNDDPGLEKEADDNGKLAARGDRTLLGTGGASSLGMMSVIQGLFPADEVQEIVSGQTVYGEVVTFDQFGRITYTNNNAPINGVFKLRSKHVFSHPKYGNGYILMSYADKNDYFVDLSQISDPTRWQNLFSADHVQEVVSGQAVYGEEMTVDSNGNYIFSGNVITISGVHKLTNTKMVRHPQYGDGYLFMNYDDGKMYYVNMPQILNKSLWKNVDRSRGSDYYVPTLSVPQVDDGIWNAKGIGKKEPVGKTTSAKRTKDKKSLDRPDFHSVNRVDIPTSQHAYMTLGTKSTGAERIIQQEERRRLGHEASQSFIIGSLQKGTPDTEQAITYCTYCLQWFTPPELDSDHAITWSAIGKWLLQIVAKLNKQPGFLAELTEQFKSIGLRFNDFFRKLNGQWDVTANGAKILFNNVKNLALSCKTCNQLIRNDEEFRDFMGGNLHFGEPFLKWMDGQQASFKSGEITSDDGKYAGEFVKIWIAITSYIQQAIRENRKIKVQSLQQSERVKRMTRAIISGDTAKAKGLQQKQLMHATMSEMVETEIDSEGEEEFEVLQKQIPIVIKQSKQLIQQGVTFNLEADYQLLQHTIQERDEAWEETEQMVEDLDELQDELSDTQHDLQQLKAQLYHKTVENQELKDQIHKQGEDNRELFNAAVSHARRADDAEQEVGRLQSENESLQEQMQRMQQQMMQMQQMLAMQNYQQTQQQTQQQTQQQAQQQRGMQPPPSYGRFGFRPFGQ, from the coding sequence ATGTCACGAGGCAAGATGGAACATTCAAATAAACGCGAACCAAATTCGGCCCAATTTACAACACAACGACAATTTGATACGGAAAAAGCGAATTCAGCCCCAAGCGATGTTGTACGTTCATTTAGCTCTGATTCATTAACTTCGTCGTCGATTTTGCAGCTGCAACGGACGATAGGTAATCAAGCGGTGCAGCGTATGTTAGCGGAAAATCAATCTATAGAGTCGTCCGCAGAAAGAACGGAAGCAGACATGGGAACGGGAGGAATGCCTGCTGCGCTGCAGCTTAAGATGGAGCAAGCCTTTAATACGGATTTTTCGCAGGTCCGCATTCATCCGAGTTCGTCAAAGGCATCCACAATCGGCGCGCTCGCCTACACACAGGGCAACGATGTCCATTTCGCGCCTGGTCAGTTTCAGCCTGACAGTATCGGTGGGCAGGAACTTTTGGGCCATGAGCTGACGCATGTCGTGCAGCAGAGACAGGGAAGGGTTCAGGCGACAACACAGGCTAAAGGCGTTCCGGTAAATGACGACCCCGGGTTGGAGAAAGAGGCTGATGATAATGGGAAATTAGCCGCCAGAGGGGATCGAACCTTACTAGGGACGGGGGGAGCCTCATCCTTGGGAATGATGAGCGTTATTCAAGGTTTATTTCCTGCAGATGAAGTCCAAGAGATTGTATCCGGACAAACGGTCTACGGTGAAGTCGTCACCTTCGATCAATTCGGAAGGATTACATATACGAATAACAATGCTCCTATTAATGGCGTATTTAAGCTCAGAAGTAAACATGTTTTTAGCCACCCCAAATATGGGAACGGGTACATCCTTATGAGCTATGCTGACAAAAATGATTATTTTGTAGACCTGTCACAAATTTCAGATCCAACCCGATGGCAGAACCTATTTTCCGCAGATCATGTGCAGGAAGTCGTTTCGGGTCAAGCGGTCTACGGTGAGGAAATGACGGTTGATTCCAACGGTAACTATATATTTTCCGGTAATGTGATAACGATCAGTGGTGTACATAAATTAACAAATACGAAAATGGTCAGACATCCGCAATATGGGGATGGATACCTTTTTATGAACTATGACGATGGAAAAATGTACTATGTGAACATGCCGCAAATTCTTAATAAATCCCTATGGAAAAACGTTGATAGAAGTCGTGGTTCGGACTATTACGTTCCTACATTAAGTGTGCCGCAGGTGGACGATGGAATATGGAATGCGAAAGGAATTGGTAAAAAAGAGCCTGTAGGCAAGACGACGTCGGCCAAACGAACCAAAGATAAGAAATCGTTAGATCGGCCTGATTTTCATTCTGTCAACAGAGTGGATATTCCGACTAGTCAACATGCATACATGACGCTTGGAACCAAAAGTACGGGAGCAGAACGAATCATACAACAAGAAGAACGTAGAAGATTAGGACATGAAGCTTCACAAAGCTTTATCATTGGCTCTTTGCAGAAAGGAACACCCGACACCGAGCAGGCCATCACGTACTGCACGTATTGCCTACAGTGGTTTACACCGCCGGAACTCGATTCCGACCACGCCATCACTTGGAGTGCAATTGGTAAGTGGCTGCTGCAAATCGTTGCTAAGTTAAATAAGCAGCCTGGCTTCTTAGCCGAGTTAACGGAGCAATTCAAATCGATCGGGCTTCGATTTAATGATTTTTTCAGAAAATTAAACGGACAATGGGATGTGACGGCAAACGGGGCAAAAATTTTGTTTAACAACGTTAAAAATTTAGCTCTTTCTTGCAAAACGTGCAACCAATTGATTCGCAATGATGAGGAATTCCGTGATTTTATGGGAGGGAATTTACATTTTGGAGAGCCATTTTTAAAATGGATGGATGGTCAACAGGCAAGTTTTAAGTCCGGTGAAATTACTTCCGATGACGGGAAATACGCTGGCGAATTCGTGAAAATATGGATTGCAATTACCTCTTACATTCAGCAAGCGATTCGAGAAAACCGTAAAATTAAAGTACAATCCTTGCAGCAGTCGGAACGTGTTAAACGAATGACGCGTGCAATCATTAGCGGAGATACCGCTAAGGCTAAAGGGCTACAGCAAAAGCAGTTAATGCATGCTACGATGTCTGAAATGGTTGAAACGGAGATTGATAGTGAGGGAGAAGAAGAGTTTGAAGTGCTGCAAAAACAGATTCCTATCGTGATCAAACAGTCGAAACAGCTTATCCAGCAAGGGGTTACCTTTAATCTCGAAGCGGACTATCAGCTGCTCCAGCATACAATACAAGAGCGAGACGAAGCTTGGGAAGAAACGGAACAGATGGTTGAGGATTTGGATGAGCTTCAAGATGAACTGTCCGATACGCAACACGATTTGCAGCAATTGAAGGCACAGCTGTATCATAAAACGGTTGAAAACCAAGAACTGAAAGATCAGATTCACAAACAGGGAGAGGATAATCGGGAGTTATTTAACGCGGCAGTGTCTCATGCACGGCGAGCAGACGATGCTGAGCAGGAGGTTGGTAGACTCCAAAGCGAGAATGAAAGCTTGCAGGAGCAGATGCAAAGGATGCAGCAGCAAATGATGCAGATGCAACAAATGCTGGCCATGCAAAATTATCAGCAGACACAGCAGCAGACACAGCAGCAGACACAGCAACAGGCACAGCAACAGCGCGGAATGCAGCCCCCGCCATCGTATGGCCGCTTCGGCTTTCGGCCATTCGGTCAATAG
- a CDS encoding S9 family peptidase: MKTNENTYLSIEEIISLPILSSTNISDDGKNVAFVKKTANWKDNTYNNHVWIYEKDKGQSYPITTRDINSTYPLWSPDSNNIAYLSPVSDGDNKKNQIFVKSIDGYSGVQITDEKEGVSNFKWEPTGKGFYYVAQSKQSEMIKKSKDRYGNFHHVGKEYQNNCLFYIEIEKGIQNDKYEHENSVVYQLTDGKDFHIHEFDISNDGKKLVFMATPSSNMEDNINKDLYLLDIKAEELQKMNIDKLLGGGVCFSPEGNKICYSASLREKDYYKNHIKDSTLEIYDINNGELIQPLTDFDSTVIPLRWTAKGILMRWQNKTNVVIGLLSEDGTVKMLSKQVDSFIMDASITSDGNHISYTKAITSEIFEIYLDDNKITNENSFFKGKLKSNKEIISWQSSDGLEIEGVLSTPVDFDPNKKYPLLVVIHGGPAWASFPIFSDCFNEKYPIEQFIEKGFIVLEPNYRGSSGYGNEFLKANYRKMGIADYDDVSSGVDKLVDEGIADNDRVGVMGWSNGGYISAFCSTFSSRFKAISVGGGITNWITHYVNTDIPYFIRMYLGNDPWNDPEIYAKTSPMTYIKSACTPTLIQHGEQDARVRTPNAYELYQGLRDMEVDTELIIFKGMGHSSDQPTVNVALMKQNLMWFSHYLLGESMKDFRVL; the protein is encoded by the coding sequence ATGAAAACGAATGAAAATACATATCTAAGTATAGAAGAGATTATTTCATTACCCATCTTATCAAGTACAAACATAAGTGATGATGGCAAAAACGTAGCATTTGTAAAGAAGACGGCTAACTGGAAAGACAATACATATAATAATCATGTGTGGATATATGAAAAAGATAAGGGACAGAGTTACCCCATAACAACTAGGGATATAAATAGTACATACCCACTATGGTCTCCAGACTCTAACAATATCGCATACCTTAGCCCAGTTAGTGACGGGGATAACAAGAAAAATCAGATCTTTGTTAAGTCAATAGATGGTTATAGCGGGGTTCAAATTACTGATGAGAAAGAAGGCGTCAGTAATTTCAAATGGGAGCCTACTGGCAAGGGTTTTTATTATGTTGCACAGTCAAAACAATCTGAGATGATAAAGAAAAGTAAAGATCGATATGGAAATTTCCATCATGTAGGTAAGGAATATCAGAATAATTGTTTATTTTACATTGAAATAGAAAAAGGGATACAAAATGATAAATATGAACACGAAAATAGTGTTGTTTATCAGCTAACGGATGGAAAGGATTTTCATATCCATGAATTTGATATTTCAAATGATGGGAAAAAGCTTGTATTTATGGCTACACCAAGCTCAAATATGGAAGATAATATAAATAAAGATCTATACCTACTAGATATTAAAGCTGAAGAGCTACAAAAGATGAATATAGATAAGTTGTTGGGAGGGGGCGTTTGCTTTTCTCCTGAAGGCAACAAAATATGTTACTCCGCAAGCTTAAGGGAGAAGGATTACTATAAGAACCATATCAAAGACAGTACATTAGAAATATATGATATTAATAATGGAGAGCTTATTCAACCTTTAACAGATTTTGATAGTACGGTTATTCCATTACGGTGGACAGCTAAAGGGATTTTAATGAGATGGCAGAATAAAACGAATGTTGTTATTGGGCTGCTGTCTGAGGATGGCACTGTGAAAATGTTAAGCAAACAAGTAGATAGCTTTATAATGGATGCTTCTATAACAAGCGATGGAAATCATATATCCTATACTAAAGCTATAACCAGTGAAATCTTTGAAATTTATTTAGACGATAACAAAATAACGAATGAAAATAGCTTTTTCAAAGGAAAGCTTAAAAGTAACAAGGAAATCATCTCATGGCAAAGCAGCGATGGTCTTGAAATAGAGGGCGTGTTATCAACCCCAGTCGATTTTGATCCAAATAAAAAGTATCCCTTATTAGTGGTCATCCATGGTGGCCCCGCTTGGGCATCCTTCCCCATATTTTCGGACTGTTTTAATGAGAAATATCCTATTGAACAGTTTATCGAAAAAGGCTTTATCGTTTTAGAGCCAAACTACAGAGGAAGTTCTGGTTATGGTAATGAATTTTTAAAAGCAAACTATAGAAAAATGGGGATTGCCGACTACGATGATGTTAGTTCTGGAGTGGATAAACTAGTTGACGAAGGGATTGCAGATAATGACAGAGTAGGCGTTATGGGATGGAGCAACGGTGGATATATATCAGCTTTCTGTTCTACATTTAGTAGTAGATTTAAAGCTATTTCCGTTGGAGGTGGAATTACGAATTGGATTACCCATTATGTAAATACAGATATACCTTATTTTATTAGGATGTATTTAGGAAATGATCCATGGAATGATCCAGAGATATATGCTAAAACATCACCAATGACATATATTAAATCAGCCTGTACTCCTACCTTAATCCAACATGGCGAACAGGATGCAAGAGTTCGAACTCCAAATGCATATGAGCTATATCAAGGATTAAGGGATATGGAAGTTGATACAGAATTAATTATATTTAAAGGAATGGGACATAGTTCTGACCAGCCAACAGTTAATGTGGCTCTTATGAAGCAGAATTTGATGTGGTTTTCACACTATTTGCTTGGCGAAAGCATGAAAGATTTTAGGGTTTTATGA
- a CDS encoding ATP-binding protein: MSTYTLGGEVLVNRTVNEKSRTAYSRVWEHLHDELLLLDLKLHAIWHKRNAAGADNPFDHLKGLVMSEQEILYWLNEPTVDHDEDIDFRIRALEEEIEARLQLCTKLQAVTPLQYVSIVFGLSAYEARCIMICLAPEVHRKYEKIYAYLQDDVTRKSASVDLILQLTEGEWEEKFQARSYLSAGSTLQRFFFTSHTQVSGHTLLSKSLQLDEKIVAFMLGANKLDDRLSPFCEMIYPSGQLSELLVDKQLQDKLKAFAGRMYESDSHSDSKGQQGLLICISGAAGSGKLFHVKHFCQHFLHPLLVVDVRRMLQEDKPFDELITHLIREAVLQQAVICFRHIEASLQQDPAISKKLDLIISSMKYFPRAVFFLSERAWKPNIAVQRRCMDAEIDIPDEGQREKLWSKMSQPYVCDQAGISWGTLAGAFRFTPGRIEQALEQAHTISLWDVAEGGRIRYEHVVAACYRGAQHQLETKSTRIKPKYGWADVILPLEQMEQLRNACNQIKYRHIVFGEWGFSQKLSYGKGVSMLFSGPPGTGKTMAAEVIAGELALQMYKIDLAQVVSKYIGETEKNLHDIFREAQLSHAILFFDECDALFGKRSEVKDSHDKYANMETSFLLQKMEEYEGITIMATNYAQNIDEAFLRRISYVVKFPFPDATYREGIWRSLYPKEAPVSDEVDYAYLGRKLELSGGHIKNIVVSSAFLAAEAGESIGMRHILQAARYELLKNGKIMSNRDWDEYAED; this comes from the coding sequence ATGTCAACTTATACGTTGGGAGGTGAAGTGTTGGTGAACCGTACCGTCAATGAGAAATCGCGCACCGCATATTCTAGAGTTTGGGAGCACTTGCATGACGAGCTGCTGCTGTTGGATTTAAAGCTTCACGCCATTTGGCACAAACGCAACGCAGCAGGTGCGGACAATCCATTCGATCATTTGAAAGGACTAGTCATGTCTGAGCAAGAAATCCTGTATTGGCTGAATGAACCAACTGTCGATCATGACGAAGATATTGACTTCCGAATTAGGGCGTTGGAAGAGGAGATAGAAGCGCGTTTGCAGTTGTGTACCAAATTGCAAGCGGTTACGCCTCTGCAATATGTGTCAATCGTATTCGGGTTGTCGGCCTATGAGGCCCGCTGCATAATGATTTGCCTCGCACCTGAAGTCCATCGGAAATATGAAAAGATTTATGCTTATTTGCAAGATGACGTTACGCGTAAAAGTGCCTCTGTGGATCTGATCTTGCAGTTAACTGAAGGGGAATGGGAGGAGAAGTTTCAAGCGAGAAGCTACTTGTCCGCAGGCAGTACGCTGCAACGGTTCTTTTTTACATCGCATACGCAAGTGTCGGGCCATACGCTGTTAAGCAAGTCACTCCAACTCGACGAGAAAATAGTCGCATTTATGCTGGGGGCAAATAAGCTGGATGATCGACTTTCTCCTTTCTGCGAAATGATTTATCCGTCGGGTCAACTGAGTGAGTTGCTCGTTGATAAACAGCTTCAGGATAAGCTAAAGGCATTTGCGGGGCGGATGTACGAGTCGGATTCGCATTCGGATTCCAAAGGGCAGCAGGGATTGCTGATTTGTATATCGGGCGCTGCCGGATCAGGAAAGCTGTTCCACGTCAAGCATTTTTGCCAGCACTTTTTGCATCCTTTGCTTGTGGTAGATGTAAGACGAATGTTGCAGGAAGATAAACCGTTTGACGAGTTAATAACACACTTGATTCGCGAGGCGGTGCTGCAACAAGCGGTAATCTGCTTCCGGCATATCGAGGCGAGCTTGCAACAGGATCCGGCTATAAGCAAGAAGCTAGACCTTATCATATCCTCGATGAAGTATTTCCCGCGGGCCGTGTTTTTTTTATCAGAACGTGCGTGGAAACCGAATATAGCGGTGCAGAGGCGCTGCATGGATGCAGAAATCGACATTCCGGATGAAGGACAGCGGGAAAAGCTGTGGTCGAAGATGTCGCAGCCTTATGTATGTGATCAAGCAGGAATCTCATGGGGAACTTTGGCCGGGGCGTTTCGGTTCACCCCAGGGCGTATCGAACAGGCGTTGGAACAAGCGCATACGATTAGTTTGTGGGACGTAGCTGAAGGCGGTCGGATTCGTTATGAGCATGTAGTGGCGGCTTGTTATCGTGGAGCTCAGCATCAATTGGAGACGAAGTCGACGAGAATAAAGCCGAAATATGGCTGGGCCGATGTCATCTTACCGTTGGAGCAAATGGAACAACTTCGCAATGCATGCAACCAAATTAAGTATCGACATATCGTATTTGGTGAATGGGGCTTTTCGCAAAAGCTTTCGTATGGCAAAGGGGTTAGCATGCTATTTTCGGGGCCTCCTGGAACAGGCAAGACGATGGCGGCAGAAGTCATTGCTGGCGAGCTGGCGTTGCAAATGTATAAAATCGATTTGGCTCAAGTTGTGAGTAAATATATTGGAGAAACGGAAAAGAATTTGCACGATATTTTTAGAGAAGCGCAGTTGAGTCATGCGATATTGTTCTTTGACGAGTGCGACGCGTTGTTCGGCAAGCGGTCAGAGGTTAAAGATTCTCACGATAAATATGCAAACATGGAAACGTCCTTCCTGCTGCAAAAAATGGAGGAGTACGAGGGAATTACCATTATGGCGACCAACTATGCGCAAAATATTGATGAAGCATTTTTGCGGCGTATTAGCTACGTTGTTAAGTTTCCGTTTCCGGATGCTACCTATCGTGAGGGGATTTGGCGTTCTTTGTATCCCAAGGAAGCGCCAGTATCGGATGAAGTTGATTACGCTTATCTTGGACGCAAACTGGAACTATCGGGAGGGCATATCAAAAATATCGTCGTTTCTTCGGCATTTCTGGCAGCCGAAGCTGGTGAATCGATTGGAATGCGGCATATTTTGCAAGCGGCTCGCTACGAGTTGCTCAAAAACGGAAAGATCATGTCAAATCGCGATTGGGACGAATATGCAGAGGATTAA